A stretch of Balaenoptera ricei isolate mBalRic1 chromosome 9, mBalRic1.hap2, whole genome shotgun sequence DNA encodes these proteins:
- the UPP1 gene encoding uridine phosphorylase 1 isoform X1, which produces MASPGAETKKPGNHNDFVQLCNPHVAAMKEDVLYHFSLSTGTHDFPTMFGDVKFVCVGGSPSRMKAFSKYVAVELGLDHPGADYPNICEGTDRYAMFKVGPVLLVSHGMGIPSIAIMLHELIKLLYHARCSGVTLIRIGTSGGIGLEPGSVVITRQAVDACFKQELEQIVLGKRVVRNTHLDERLVQELARCSADLGEFPTVVGNTMCTLDFYEGQGRLDGALCSYSEKDKQEYLWAAYEAGIRNIEMESTVFAAICNACSLRAAVVCVTLLNRLEGDQISSPHEVLAEYQQRPQRLVAHFIKKCLAAA; this is translated from the exons ATGGCCTCCCCAGGGGCTGAAACAAAGAAACCTGGAAATCACAA CGACTTTGTACAGCTTTGCAATCCCCACGTGGCTGCAATGAAAGAAGACGTACTCTACCATTTCAGCCTTAGCACCGGCACGCATGACTTCCCGACTATGTTTGGAGACGTGAAG tttgtgtgtgttgggggaagcCCTTCCCGGATGAAAGCCTTCAGCAAGTACGTGGCCGTGGAGCTGGGCCTTGACCACCCAGGTGCAGACTATCCCAACATCTGTGAGGGCACCGACCGCTACGCCATGTTTAAAGTGGGCCCGGTGCTGTTGGTCAGC CACGGGATGGGCATCCCCTCCATTGCCATCATGCTGCACGAGCTCATCAAGCTGCTGTACCACGCCCGGTGCTCTGGCGTCACCCTCATCCGCATCGGCACCTCTGGTGGGATAG GTCTGGAGCCCGGCTCCGTGGTCATCACCCGGCAGGCGGTGGACGCCTGCTTCAAGCAGGAGTTAGAGCAAATTGTCCTTGGGAAGCGGGTGGTCCGGAACACGCATCTGGACGAGCGGCTGGTGCAGGAGCTGGCGCGGTGCTCCGCGGACCTGGGCGAGTTCCCCACGGTCGTGGGCAACACCATGTGCACTCTGGACTTCTACGAAG GGCAAGGCCGCCTGGACGGGGCGCTCTGCTCCTACTCGGAGAAGGACAAGCAGGAGTACCTGTGGGCGGCCTACGAGGCTGGTATCCGCAACATCGAGATGGAGTCGACCGTCTTCGCCGCCATATGCAATGCCTGCAGCCTCCGAG CGGCCGTGGTGTGCGTCACGCTCCTCAACCGCCTGGAAGGTGACCAGATCAGCAGCCCCCATGAGGTGCTGGCCGAGTACCAGCAGCGGCCCCAGCGGCTGGTGGCCCACTTCATCAAGAAGTGCCTCGCGGCAGCCTGA
- the UPP1 gene encoding uridine phosphorylase 1 isoform X2 codes for MKAFSKYVAVELGLDHPGADYPNICEGTDRYAMFKVGPVLLVSHGMGIPSIAIMLHELIKLLYHARCSGVTLIRIGTSGGIGLEPGSVVITRQAVDACFKQELEQIVLGKRVVRNTHLDERLVQELARCSADLGEFPTVVGNTMCTLDFYEGQGRLDGALCSYSEKDKQEYLWAAYEAGIRNIEMESTVFAAICNACSLRAAVVCVTLLNRLEGDQISSPHEVLAEYQQRPQRLVAHFIKKCLAAA; via the exons ATGAAAGCCTTCAGCAAGTACGTGGCCGTGGAGCTGGGCCTTGACCACCCAGGTGCAGACTATCCCAACATCTGTGAGGGCACCGACCGCTACGCCATGTTTAAAGTGGGCCCGGTGCTGTTGGTCAGC CACGGGATGGGCATCCCCTCCATTGCCATCATGCTGCACGAGCTCATCAAGCTGCTGTACCACGCCCGGTGCTCTGGCGTCACCCTCATCCGCATCGGCACCTCTGGTGGGATAG GTCTGGAGCCCGGCTCCGTGGTCATCACCCGGCAGGCGGTGGACGCCTGCTTCAAGCAGGAGTTAGAGCAAATTGTCCTTGGGAAGCGGGTGGTCCGGAACACGCATCTGGACGAGCGGCTGGTGCAGGAGCTGGCGCGGTGCTCCGCGGACCTGGGCGAGTTCCCCACGGTCGTGGGCAACACCATGTGCACTCTGGACTTCTACGAAG GGCAAGGCCGCCTGGACGGGGCGCTCTGCTCCTACTCGGAGAAGGACAAGCAGGAGTACCTGTGGGCGGCCTACGAGGCTGGTATCCGCAACATCGAGATGGAGTCGACCGTCTTCGCCGCCATATGCAATGCCTGCAGCCTCCGAG CGGCCGTGGTGTGCGTCACGCTCCTCAACCGCCTGGAAGGTGACCAGATCAGCAGCCCCCATGAGGTGCTGGCCGAGTACCAGCAGCGGCCCCAGCGGCTGGTGGCCCACTTCATCAAGAAGTGCCTCGCGGCAGCCTGA